The nucleotide window TCGTGTTAGTGGCGATGTTGGCGGCGCCGCTCGGCGGGGTCGCCGGAGCATCTCCGACAGGGAGACATCCGTCATCGGCACCTCAAAAGTCGGGCGCGGAGTCATCCTTTCAAGAGAAGGCAGCCGGCAAGGCCGACGGCAAAGAGGTCCAGTCGCGCGGGCTTTTTTCAAAGAAGAAGAAAAAGAAGTTGACAGGCGGCGGGGCGGCGGCGCAGTCACAACCATCTGAGCTGACCGATCCACCCGTCATGGACCGCTAGCGATCGGGAGGCCGGTTACCGTCGATACGCAAGGCAGGTCATTCTTGAAGTCGCCGCTGCGTAACCTTCCTCTTGTCGGGCCGATAGAAGCCCGGTACGACCGGCAGAGCGCGTTTTCCTACGCCTGTCGCGCCTGCTGCCGCTGTTGCCACGATAAGATCATTCACCTCAATCCGTATGAAGTCGGCCGGCTGGCCATGAACCGAGGGATCACGACGACCGAGTTTCTGTCCCGCCACACGGAATCCAACGGCACGTCGCTCCGACGGGACGAGGAGGGTGCTTGCGTGTTTCTGGCTCCTCAGGGATGCGCCGTGCACGCCGATCGCCCCTTGGTCTGCCGACTCTATCCGCTGGGACGACGGGTGACGGCAGAGGGAGCGGAGCGGTTTCATGAGCTGATCCCTCATCCACAGACCGAAGGGGAATACGGGACGAGCGGAACGGTCGACGCGTTCCTGTCGCGGCAAGGAGCGCACCCGTTCATCGAAGCGGTCGACCGGTACATCGAGCTGGTCGCGCGCATGGCCGCCGCCTTGGTCGCCAAAACAGGCGGCGCCGGCGGATCTCAGCGCGAGGTTGGTGATGTCATGAGCCAGTTGGCAAGCAGCGATGGGAAAGACATTCCCGACTGGCTGGATATGGACCTGGTCGTCGGCCGGTATTGCGAGCAGAACGGGCTGATCGGGCCGACACAGGTGGAACAGAAGTTGGCGCTGCACATCCAGGCTATCGTAGCCTGGATGGAAGCCGTCTAACATTCGACAAGGAGGCAATCATGGATCGGAAGAAGAGGGCGGAGTCCGGACAGGAACAGTCACGCCGGCTGGCAGCGGCGCTTGCCCTGTTGAGCGTCTCGGTCGGTGTGGACGTTCAGACCGCGCTGGCCTCCTCGTCGCCATCACCGATGCCGCCGGAGGGCATGTCCAGACCGGGAGCCCGGATGAAACCGGACGCCACACAGCAGAAGTTCGATAAGACGCAGCAAGAATTCGACGCTACGCAAAGGAAGCTTCCTTCTGTACAGGATAAGGATCGGGTGATGCCCGGTATGAAGCCGGCCACGCCGGTACGATAGGGAACGGGAGAGAAATGTGTCAGGACAGAAAGGAACGTTCACACAAATCTACGTGAAATTATTCACAGGCTGGATGAGTGAAGGGGTATGAAGACATGAGCGGTTCACAGGGGGGTGACCGATGAAAAGCCTATGCAAGGGTGAACGGAAGAGAATAGGTTGGACCTGTGCGATGCTCGCAGCGGTCGGTATGCTGGCAGCCTGCTCATCGGCTGAGAATGTCTCGCAAACGGGCGAAGGCGGCATCGAGAGCAGAGGGGTTGGTCAGATGCAGAGGCCAGGGAAGGCGGGGATGCAACCGCCATCGAGCGGGATCGGCCAAGCCAACGCACAATTGCCGACCTTCCCGCAAAAGTTCGAAGTGCAAGGACCGGAATCGGACTCGTTCGGCTTCGCCGTGACGCAGCCTGGGTCGATTATTGTCGAAGTCCAAGGTCAGGGCGCGCCGGTTCTCGTGACATTGGAATCCCCTGGCGGCCAGTCGATCACGAAGCAGGCTACGGGTAGTCTCCGGATGACCTACAACGTCACCTCGCAAGACGTCCAACGGAATCTCTTTTGGGCCATACAGATTCGCCTGGCTCAACCGATGCCACCGCAGCAGGGAGGCCGGGCTACGGGAACCGTGAATGTCCAGCATCCGCCAGCTAATTCATCGCAGGTCCGATCAGCGTTGGCCGCCCAGCAACAGGCCGTGCAACAGCAAGCGGCCCAGCAACAAGCACAGGCACAACAGGTAGAGGCGCAAGCAATAGCTCAGGCGGATCAGGCATTCCAACAGCGTAAAGTGCAGTTTCAACAGCAGCTGGCAAGTCGACGGGCAGCCATGATCGCGCAGATCCAACCCCAGCTTAGTCAACTACAGAATCCGATGGGTGGGCAAGTGCGGCATCGGGGTGTTGAGGGGACCAGTCCAGCAGCCGACGATCCCGCGAGCGATGTCACTGACGAAATTGGGACTCGTGCGCTCAAACCCGCTGGTGGCTTAAAGGAAGCTGCAATCGGTGTACGGCCCCCGGTGATGTCCGCGATGCAAGAGCCTGTCAGTTCGCAACAGGCACTCGGTTCGGCCGGATCCGGTCCGCCTCCGCAGCAGGTGATGCCCAATCCGACAATCAACTCGTTGAGTGTGGGTGGACTTGGTCAACCGAGTGATCAGGTCATCATTAACGGGAGCGGATTTGGCACCAACGGGGGAGAGGTGCATTTCATCCTCGGTCCGAATAAAGATGTTACCTATACAGGCCAGGCTTGGTGGTACGACAACCAAATCCTGGTCCATGTGCCGGACGAAGACAAGTTACGAGCCTACAACGGCTTCGTGTACGTGGTAAGAAATCCGGACAAGACCAAGTCCTCGCTCACGCCGTTTCATTTTGAACCGGCGGTAGATTTTAGGACGATCATCTATACACAAGATAGGAACATCGGGCAGCCGGGAGCTGATTACAAGATCATCGGTGGGAATAGTAATCTCGGCCATCAGGAAATACGGCACGGGAATGACAATCCCTTCGTCGGTTACAAGGGGAACGATGAATTTTTCACCAATGCGAGGCTGGCAAATGACTGGGTTCTCGACGAGGTGTTCCTCACGCCGACCCGCTTTAAGCGGGGAGGAGCATATTTTCAGGAGAAGAAGCTCGGAAGCAACTGGCCCTATTTTAATGTGAGATTCTGGGTGGATGGCTGTTTTGGAGATACGGAGTCATTCAGCAAATACATTTACATCGTTTCAATCAGAGGGCCCAAGGGTGTCCCCGATGGTCTCGTCTGCACTCAGGCGCCTTGCCCGTAACTAGAACCTATCTCACAATGGGTGTTCCGGTCAGAACTGGTCATGCCCGCGAAAGCGGGCATCCAGAATGACCTGAAAAGGCTGGATTCCCGCCTGCGCGGGAATGACGACCACAGATCCCATCCCATCATGAATGAAATTTGAGATAGGTTCTAATTACATATTGGAGCAGCTCAATTACTTTTCTCACTGGCTGACTCGGTCCAGTAGCTGCACCCCTCGCTTGAGCACGTCGGGGCTGCCGATCAACTGCGGCACCTGATCGTTGTTGTATTCTCGTCGTGCCACCCGTTCGACTTCCGGTTTCACATAGCCGTAGAGTTCCGAGATCTCGATCCTGCCGTCTTTATTCGTATCAGCCGCACCCTGCAGACCCTTGAGGAAGAAATAGGTAAACAGGCCGTGATTTTTTTGATCATAGGTGCTGGAAATCTGTGACGCGGAGCTGGCCGTCAGCACTACGATCTTGTCGCCGGTCAGGACCGGGTTCTCCATACTGATCACGAGCGGCCGAGCGCCCTTCGCAATCACCGATCGTCCTCCGGAGCCGGAGAAGCAGGAATCGAGCACGACCAGGATCTCTCGGGCCGGCAATTTTGCCAATTGTTCGTAGAGCCGTTTCAGCGGGTACCCGGTAATTTCCAGAAAAGTCGGGTCGCCGTCATACGGAACCAGGAATCCCTCTTGAGTTGCCGGATTCGGAGCGCCGTGACCGGAGTAGTAGATCAGCAGGCTGCTATCCTTGTCCACACGGTTGGGGAGCCAGCGCTCGATATACTTTTCCAAATCGCTCTTGGCGGCCCGTTCATTGACGACCATCACGACGTTCTCGTCAGGGTAGCCCAGAGACTTCGTCAGATATTCCCTCAGAATGTACGCGTCGTGCGAGGCGAATTCGACAGCCGGCAGGCTCTGGCGATATTGCTCGATCCCGATGATGACGGCGTAGCGCGTGCTTTGTCGTTTTCCCGCCCCCGGCGGAAGAATGTCCACATCGCTTGATCGTTCCGCGCGAGTCACAGTGGTCGTCGCTCGATCGGCCGGTTTTTGGGGAACGTTTCGCGCGTACGCAACCAACTGCGGCGAGTTGGCGAGCCCCCGCCCCATCTGTTGCAGGGCGTCGATGATCGATTCACGCAGAGCGATCGTGACCGCGCGGTCCTTGTCCGCGCTGGTTTGGAACAGGGCGTCTTGGTTATGGGTCTTGGATTTGAAGGTTTCCGTGATGATCGCTTGACCCTGCCGGTCCATCACGGTCACCGGCACTGCGGCGCGCCCTTCAAAACTGTCGGTCGGACTGGTGAATATGTAGAACGGGCCGAGGAGGTAGAGGAACCTTCTGGACAAGCAATGTCCATCCGCCGCCAGCTCCAGAGCTTTGGGCTCGACCACCACGTCATAGTGGCCGACGGCCAGCCCCTTGTCGTTGACGACATCGACGGTTTCGAACAAGGGCGAGAGGGTCTCCGCCATTCCTGTTTCGAGCTCGTTTCCGATGGGAATCTCGTAATTCCCTGCGCAAGATACGTCGTACGTGGAGACCTGATTCCGAAGCTGGTCGGGAACCACCAGCGCGGCGCTGACCGGAAACTTCTTCATCTTCATCGAAGGAACTGAGGTGTTCAACGGGAGCTTGGTCGGCGCGCAGGCTTGGATGCCTGTCGCCAAGGCCAGAAACATAAGGGCCAGCCAAGCCCTTTCCATCCGACAGGGTTTCATGTCTGCTTCCTTCTTCACGCGAGCCTCGCGACGACGATCTTCGCCACTATACAGACTGACCATCTCACGGCAACTCTTCAGTGCTCATGAATGGTGAAGGCCTGGCCGTCCTCCACCCATGAGACCTTCGCACGATGAAGTTTTGCGACGAGATGGAAGTAGGTGCCCTGTCCCGGTTGATCCTTTCCGGTTGAAGCATCAGAACGGTCACGGTCATCCTGAGCCGGATCGAGGAGCGACGGCGAGACGGGTGTTTTGGTTGCGATGACCTTGATCATCTCGGCGGCGCTGGCGGACCCTGCCGGAAGGCGGGCTTTCAGCTTCAGGCCTTTTTGGCGCAGATCCTCGCTGGGAAAGATGAATTGCCGTTCCGCGCGAATCAGGTTCTCCTTCGCATAGTCATTCGGAAACAGAAGACTCGCATTCTGGTCCCGGTCAATACTGTAGATATGCACATAGGCATCTTTGGTCGCGCTCACATAGACGATGCCTTCGTCTCCGTCAAGGAAGGTGCTTCGATTCATCGCGAGCGAAACCCTGAAGTCCCGATCGCCACGGTCGGTGAACGGGAGGAGGCAATCTTTCAGCTTCACCTCGTACTCGCAACTCTGGCACCGGTCCCCGTTCTCCACGCGGGATGAGATGATCTCTTCCTTAAGAATGTGCCCTTCCTGAGTCATCCTCAACAGTTGGTCGGTGAGTGCAGCCTGCCCCTTGAGATCGTTCGCCTGCATGAAGTCCACAAAACTGTTTTGTACCTTGATGCCGAGAAAGTGGCGCATGGCTTTCGCTCTCGCCTGTGAGATCGCTTGCGCCTGCGCCTGGTGCCTGGTGTTGTGTTCTCCGAACGGGACCCGCGCCGTTGAACTCACCCAGGTACAGCCGGCCGGATCACGATCGAGAACCAGAACCTCCGAAAGGTGAGCGGAGGCGGAACCGGAATGTTTTGGTTCCAATCGGTTGACTTTCGGCCTCATGGCGTACTGAGCGGCTCCCGCGCGGGAATCCTGCTCCACGGTCGTCGCTCGGCCCGGCCGGTCGGCGAGGCCGGTCTGCTCTGCCGACTGTTTCAGATCGGAAGCCGGTTCACCGGCAAGGCGGGACACCTTGCTTCTGTGGGTGAACACAAACTCTCCCTTTTCTGCCGCCAACGACCATAACTCGGGTCTCTGCGTATGCCCTTTGAGCTGGGCAGCGGCGTAGACCCGGCTGTCCAGATAGGTATAGAGTTCGGAGGCCGGGATGATGCCGTCGTTGTTGAGATCCGCCAAACCTTCTTCGATGCCGTTCAAGAAGTAGTGCGTGAAGACGCTGTGCCCCCATTCAGGTGACTCCAAGGCCTCCTGATCCGCGCCACCTGCTGTAATGACCTGCCGTCCCCGCTCCCTGGTG belongs to Nitrospira sp. and includes:
- a CDS encoding YkgJ family cysteine cluster protein; translated protein: MKSPLRNLPLVGPIEARYDRQSAFSYACRACCRCCHDKIIHLNPYEVGRLAMNRGITTTEFLSRHTESNGTSLRRDEEGACVFLAPQGCAVHADRPLVCRLYPLGRRVTAEGAERFHELIPHPQTEGEYGTSGTVDAFLSRQGAHPFIEAVDRYIELVARMAAALVAKTGGAGGSQREVGDVMSQLASSDGKDIPDWLDMDLVVGRYCEQNGLIGPTQVEQKLALHIQAIVAWMEAV
- a CDS encoding caspase family protein, translating into MKPCRMERAWLALMFLALATGIQACAPTKLPLNTSVPSMKMKKFPVSAALVVPDQLRNQVSTYDVSCAGNYEIPIGNELETGMAETLSPLFETVDVVNDKGLAVGHYDVVVEPKALELAADGHCLSRRFLYLLGPFYIFTSPTDSFEGRAAVPVTVMDRQGQAIITETFKSKTHNQDALFQTSADKDRAVTIALRESIIDALQQMGRGLANSPQLVAYARNVPQKPADRATTTVTRAERSSDVDILPPGAGKRQSTRYAVIIGIEQYRQSLPAVEFASHDAYILREYLTKSLGYPDENVVMVVNERAAKSDLEKYIERWLPNRVDKDSSLLIYYSGHGAPNPATQEGFLVPYDGDPTFLEITGYPLKRLYEQLAKLPAREILVVLDSCFSGSGGRSVIAKGARPLVISMENPVLTGDKIVVLTASSASQISSTYDQKNHGLFTYFFLKGLQGAADTNKDGRIEISELYGYVKPEVERVARREYNNDQVPQLIGSPDVLKRGVQLLDRVSQ
- a CDS encoding caspase family protein, translated to MLRPFTWVVSGFLLRIVLPFLLFPIHAKAGITIDGRDAAAYVTEQTGAAWAVVIGIDGYQYAPKLRYAVSDAKAVAHALETQGFQTTVLYDAQATRRAIVSELGGKLVKRVSPRDRVLIYYAGHGVEQKVEGGKVMGYLLPVDGEMDDFAGTSISMGLIKELADALPSKHVLFVVDSCYGGIAGQSFRSASLSKTTEDYVRLITRERGRQVITAGGADQEALESPEWGHSVFTHYFLNGIEEGLADLNNDGIIPASELYTYLDSRVYAAAQLKGHTQRPELWSLAAEKGEFVFTHRSKVSRLAGEPASDLKQSAEQTGLADRPGRATTVEQDSRAGAAQYAMRPKVNRLEPKHSGSASAHLSEVLVLDRDPAGCTWVSSTARVPFGEHNTRHQAQAQAISQARAKAMRHFLGIKVQNSFVDFMQANDLKGQAALTDQLLRMTQEGHILKEEIISSRVENGDRCQSCEYEVKLKDCLLPFTDRGDRDFRVSLAMNRSTFLDGDEGIVYVSATKDAYVHIYSIDRDQNASLLFPNDYAKENLIRAERQFIFPSEDLRQKGLKLKARLPAGSASAAEMIKVIATKTPVSPSLLDPAQDDRDRSDASTGKDQPGQGTYFHLVAKLHRAKVSWVEDGQAFTIHEH